A single window of Zea mays cultivar B73 chromosome 10, Zm-B73-REFERENCE-NAM-5.0, whole genome shotgun sequence DNA harbors:
- the LOC541822 gene encoding HCF106C precursor protein, whose product MTPTASLLLPAPPFVSISDVRRLQLPPRGGHRPRPCWKGLECGSVQTRMVSSFVGSRTRRRNVICASLFGVGAPEALVIGVVALLVFGPKGLAEVARNLGKTLRAFQPTIREIQDVSREFRSTLEREIGIDEVSQSTNYTPTTMNNNQQPAADSNIKPAPAPYTSDELVKVTEEQIAASAAAAWNPQQPASSQQQEVYTTPSEDAPTSGGSDGPAAPALAASDSDPKQVNLDKAETQR is encoded by the exons ATGACGCCGACGGCGAGCCTCCTCCTCCCGGCTCCCCCATTCGTCTCTATCTCCGATGTGCGCCGCCTCCAGCTCCCCCCGCGCGGCGGCCACCGGCCTCGCCCCTGCTGGAAGGGCTTGGAGTGCGGCTCCGTACAGACGCGGATGGTCTCTTCTTTCGTTG GGAGCAGAACACGCCGCAGAAACGTTATATGTGCTTCCCTGTTCGGAGTTGGAGCTCCCGAAGCACTGGTCATTGGAGTAGTCGCCTTGTTGGTGTTCGGCCCCAAGGGTCTAGCAGAG GTAGCCAGGAATTTGGGGAAGACTTTGCGTGCTTTCCAACCAACCATTAGAGAGATACAG GATGTATCAAGGGAGTTCAGGAGCACTCTTGAACGAGAAATCGGAATTGATGAGGTTTCCCAGTCGACGAATTATACACCCACGACCATGAATAACAACCAACAACCTGCTGCCGACTCAA ATATCAAGCCTGCACCTGCACCTTACACCAGCGATGAACTTGTGAAAGTAACTGAAGAACAAATTGCTGCATCAGCTGCTGCAGCTTGGAACCCGCAACAACCTGCATCGTCGCAACAGCAAG AAGTGTACACTACTCCGAGTGAGGACGCTCCTACATCAGGAGGAAGCGATGGTCCTGCTGCTCCAGCTCTTGCTGCGAGTGACTCGGATCCAAAGCAAGTGAATCTGGACAAGGCGGAAACACAGAGATGA